In Campylobacter mucosalis, a single window of DNA contains:
- a CDS encoding DHH family phosphoesterase, translating into MKFFHLSHTDLDGYSCQYISKFYLKNGVYLNSNYGREIDEKFNQILAQLDDEKALILITDLNLTKEQCADFETKLADKNAKLFLLDHHQSGAECASEFSWYFLDSSRCATKICYDFFSKMFKPDESLSLFADVVNSVDIWLKDSKYFEMGKVCLGLIANAKDINKTMFEEQNSLYMFHLLKNARKFFNEKNDYIGLDMAIHGIKKEFFKADIDDTLSNLISNYVVKILTQNADKFEIKYNEFRGILTYNIGNTSVIGNDFLVANPDFDFFIDITNKKTMSFRANGKVDVSLMAKNLVGGGGHVNASGGMFANFKDGYDYDTIKSQVVELIDKKTKESV; encoded by the coding sequence ATGAAATTTTTTCACCTTTCACACACCGATTTAGACGGATACTCTTGCCAATATATCTCAAAATTTTACCTTAAAAATGGCGTTTATTTAAACTCAAACTACGGCAGAGAGATTGATGAGAAATTTAATCAAATTTTAGCTCAGCTTGATGATGAAAAAGCTCTTATTTTAATAACCGATCTTAATTTAACAAAAGAGCAATGTGCGGATTTTGAGACTAAATTGGCGGACAAAAATGCCAAATTATTCTTGTTAGATCATCACCAAAGCGGTGCTGAGTGTGCTAGTGAGTTTAGCTGGTATTTTCTAGATAGCTCCCGTTGTGCGACTAAAATTTGCTACGATTTTTTCTCAAAAATGTTTAAACCTGATGAGAGTTTATCGCTTTTTGCTGATGTTGTAAATTCTGTTGATATTTGGCTAAAAGATAGCAAGTATTTTGAAATGGGCAAGGTCTGCCTTGGACTTATAGCAAATGCAAAGGATATAAACAAAACTATGTTTGAGGAACAAAACTCACTTTATATGTTTCATCTGCTCAAAAACGCACGTAAATTTTTTAATGAAAAAAACGACTACATCGGGCTTGATATGGCGATTCACGGCATAAAAAAGGAGTTTTTTAAAGCAGATATTGATGATACGCTAAGCAATCTAATCTCAAACTACGTTGTTAAAATTTTAACCCAAAACGCAGATAAATTTGAGATAAAATACAACGAATTTCGTGGAATTTTAACCTACAATATCGGCAATACTTCTGTAATTGGCAATGACTTTTTGGTTGCAAACCCTGATTTTGACTTTTTTATAGACATTACAAACAAAAAGACGATGAGTTTTAGGGCTAATGGCAAGGTTGATGTAAGCTTAATGGCTAAAAATTTAGTCGGTGGCGGCGGACACGTAAATGCAAGTGGCGGTATGTTTGCAAATTTTAAAGACGGCTACGATTATGATACGATAAAATCGCAGGTTGTTGAACTAATTGATAAAAAGACAAAGGAGAGCGTATGA
- a CDS encoding aspartate carbamoyltransferase catalytic subunit, whose translation MSYKRKDLLGLRELETSEILYFLDRAKEFKELNLQSVKKCDYLRGKTTINAFYENSTRTRTSFEIAAKRLGADAVNFSASTSSVNKGETLIDTINNMSAMKTDIIVLRHPSSGAAKLAATNTDASIVNAGDGLNEHPSQALLDLFTLCEFNKSLDKNTSVAIIGDIARSRVARSNIWAMRKFGIDVRLFAPAMMMPKDAQVFDCKIAKTMEEAVEGVDVIIMLRIQLERADGDVAFPSSREYSKFFGLNKVRANLAKKDAIILHPGPINRGVELNSDVADGEKSVILNQVENGVAVRMAILATLAQNRE comes from the coding sequence ATGAGCTATAAACGAAAAGATTTGCTTGGGCTTAGAGAGCTTGAAACTAGCGAAATCTTATACTTTTTAGACAGAGCAAAAGAGTTTAAAGAGTTAAATTTACAAAGTGTAAAAAAGTGCGATTACTTACGTGGCAAGACCACGATAAACGCCTTTTATGAAAACTCAACGCGCACTAGAACTAGCTTTGAGATAGCTGCAAAAAGACTGGGCGCGGACGCTGTAAATTTTAGTGCTTCAACTTCAAGCGTAAATAAAGGCGAAACGCTAATTGACACCATAAATAATATGTCAGCGATGAAAACCGATATCATCGTGCTTCGCCACCCAAGCTCTGGAGCGGCTAAACTTGCAGCGACTAATACGGACGCAAGTATTGTAAATGCAGGAGATGGCTTAAATGAGCATCCTAGCCAAGCCCTGCTTGATCTTTTCACACTTTGCGAGTTTAATAAAAGCCTTGATAAAAACACCAGTGTAGCAATCATCGGCGATATCGCAAGATCTCGCGTGGCACGTTCAAACATTTGGGCGATGAGAAAATTTGGCATTGATGTTAGACTTTTTGCTCCAGCGATGATGATGCCAAAAGACGCACAAGTTTTTGATTGTAAAATAGCAAAAACTATGGAGGAGGCAGTTGAGGGCGTTGATGTGATTATAATGCTTAGAATTCAGCTTGAAAGGGCTGACGGCGACGTGGCATTCCCAAGTAGCAGGGAGTATTCAAAATTCTTTGGCTTAAACAAGGTTAGGGCCAATCTAGCTAAAAAAGATGCGATTATCCTTCATCCAGGGCCAATAAACCGCGGTGTTGAGCTAAACTCAGACGTAGCAGACGGCGAAAAAAGCGTGATACTAAATCAGGTAGAAAACGGCGTAGCCGTGCGTATGGCAATCCTTGCTACACTAGCACAAAATAGGGAGTAG
- the flhA gene encoding flagellar biosynthesis protein FlhA, protein MAKNNINTLVLPALKYVNKFSKFKGLSIVAVLIAILAIIIVPLPSPILDFFLALSISISVLIVLISIYVPKPTDLSTFPTLILIITLFRLSLNIATTRMILSEGHNGPDAVSEIISSFGQFVVGGNYVIGIIVFCILVLINFMVVTKGSTRVSEVQARFTLDSMPGKQMAIDADLNAGLIDEKTARERREAVIGEANFYGAMDGSSKFIKGDAVAGIIITIINILGGFAIGSFQHGLDMATSAQYYTILTIGDGLVSQIPGLITSTATAIIITRASKDGDNFAEGSVNQLIGDYKILFIVGFILFMFALVPGLPTLSLGFISFIFLGLGYIVKQSNDGNLLDISPKQTSAKGGASPVAGGTATSAQQAAAKPVKKSIEEIAKEEEKKINDILRPEFLELEIGYGLIKLAENDLTERIRAIRRNIATQLGFLMPQIRIRDNLQLPPNEYRFKLKGIIIGQGEIYADKILAMDSGLVSEDIEGIPTKEPAFGLDALWIDQSIKEDAILSGYTTVDPASVISTHISEMVKQNSYEILTRQETQNLLDKLKAEYPVIVEDTLRVSSVGLIQKVLKALLKNSIPIKDLITILEAISDIAEVSKNLDMIIEHVRASLARVITSLYIDEKGELSFYIFETSVQQKLIDAVQYKDGAYHLMINVAQTSSIVAALRAEKQKRPVSQMGAMIICVEPSLRKFIADIVANFSIDIVVLSFAEISPNTPFETVGVIEVPNL, encoded by the coding sequence ATGGCAAAAAATAACATAAACACGCTAGTTTTGCCCGCCCTTAAATATGTAAATAAATTTAGTAAATTTAAGGGGCTTAGCATAGTAGCGGTGCTAATTGCTATCCTTGCCATAATTATCGTGCCACTGCCTAGTCCGATTTTGGACTTTTTTTTGGCGCTTTCGATATCTATTTCGGTGCTTATTGTTTTAATTTCAATCTATGTTCCAAAGCCAACAGACCTAAGCACTTTCCCTACGCTAATACTTATAATCACGCTATTTAGGCTATCTTTAAACATAGCTACAACTCGTATGATTTTAAGCGAGGGGCACAATGGACCTGACGCTGTAAGTGAGATAATATCAAGCTTTGGGCAGTTTGTGGTTGGTGGAAACTACGTTATAGGTATCATCGTTTTTTGTATTTTGGTGCTTATAAATTTTATGGTTGTTACAAAGGGTTCAACGCGTGTTTCAGAGGTTCAAGCACGTTTTACACTTGATTCTATGCCTGGAAAGCAAATGGCGATTGACGCGGATTTAAATGCGGGACTAATTGATGAAAAAACCGCAAGAGAACGCCGTGAAGCAGTTATTGGCGAAGCAAATTTTTACGGAGCGATGGATGGTTCGTCAAAATTTATAAAAGGCGATGCTGTTGCTGGTATTATCATCACTATCATAAATATTTTAGGTGGCTTTGCGATTGGTTCGTTTCAGCACGGATTAGATATGGCAACTTCTGCCCAGTATTACACGATTTTAACGATAGGTGACGGCTTGGTTAGTCAAATTCCAGGACTTATTACATCGACTGCGACCGCTATTATAATAACTCGTGCCAGTAAAGATGGCGATAACTTTGCTGAGGGTTCTGTAAATCAGCTTATTGGCGATTATAAAATTTTATTTATAGTTGGTTTTATACTTTTTATGTTTGCATTAGTGCCAGGTTTGCCAACACTTTCGCTCGGATTTATCTCATTTATATTTTTGGGTCTTGGCTATATAGTAAAACAAAGCAATGACGGCAATTTGCTAGATATTTCGCCAAAACAAACATCAGCAAAAGGTGGTGCCTCTCCTGTGGCTGGTGGCACAGCGACAAGCGCGCAACAAGCTGCCGCAAAGCCAGTTAAAAAAAGCATAGAAGAGATAGCTAAAGAGGAAGAAAAAAAGATAAATGACATCTTAAGACCAGAATTTTTAGAGCTTGAGATAGGCTATGGACTTATAAAATTAGCCGAAAATGACCTAACCGAGAGAATACGAGCTATACGCCGGAATATCGCCACTCAGCTTGGCTTTTTAATGCCACAAATTCGCATACGCGACAATCTTCAGTTGCCACCAAACGAGTACCGCTTTAAGTTAAAAGGCATAATCATCGGTCAGGGCGAAATCTATGCCGATAAAATTCTAGCTATGGATAGCGGTTTGGTTAGTGAAGATATCGAGGGAATTCCGACAAAAGAGCCTGCTTTCGGACTTGACGCACTTTGGATAGATCAGAGCATAAAAGAGGACGCAATTTTAAGCGGTTACACAACAGTTGATCCAGCTAGTGTGATATCTACGCATATTAGCGAGATGGTTAAGCAAAATTCATATGAAATTTTAACTCGCCAAGAGACTCAAAATTTACTTGATAAGCTAAAGGCGGAGTATCCAGTCATAGTTGAGGATACATTGCGTGTTTCTAGTGTTGGACTTATCCAAAAGGTTCTTAAAGCTCTGCTTAAAAACTCAATACCTATTAAGGATTTAATTACAATCTTAGAAGCAATTAGCGATATTGCCGAGGTTAGCAAGAATTTAGATATGATTATTGAGCACGTTAGAGCCTCGCTTGCAAGGGTTATAACCTCGCTTTATATTGATGAAAAGGGCGAACTTAGCTTTTATATCTTTGAAACAAGCGTTCAACAAAAGTTAATCGACGCCGTTCAGTATAAAGACGGAGCATATCATCTTATGATAAATGTCGCTCAAACTTCATCAATTGTAGCCGCCTTAAGAGCAGAAAAACAAAAACGCCCAGTTAGTCAAATGGGCGCGATGATAATCTGTGTTGAGCCAAGTTTAAGAAAATTTATAGCCGATATCGTGGCTAATTTTAGCATTGACATTGTCGTGCTAAGTTTTGCTGAAATTTCGCCAAATACGCCGTTTGAAACGGTTGGCGTCATTGAAGTGCCAAATTTATAA
- a CDS encoding aminotransferase class IV, with translation MNTTNLNEKSTYLFETIRLENGLLKHTDYHLKRINKAIKSELKFNLNDFSDTNLKGIHRLKVVYDEFGWLVSFEITPYTMREFREFYLVDINFSYEKKYLDRSKIDKAKGDKSEILMVKNGLITDTSIANIAILKDEIWLTPKTPLLYGTTRARLIDSGFLTQSDLSVDDLKQAKSFAIMNAMVGFLTLKDYRFN, from the coding sequence ATGAATACGACGAACTTAAACGAAAAATCTACCTACCTTTTTGAAACTATAAGGCTAGAAAATGGACTTTTAAAACATACCGATTATCATTTAAAACGTATAAACAAAGCCATAAAATCGGAGCTAAAATTTAACCTAAATGACTTTAGTGACACGAATTTAAAAGGCATACACAGGCTAAAAGTCGTTTATGATGAGTTTGGCTGGTTGGTTAGTTTTGAGATTACTCCTTATACTATGCGTGAATTTAGGGAATTTTATTTGGTTGATATAAATTTTAGTTACGAAAAAAAGTATCTTGATAGAAGTAAAATAGATAAAGCAAAGGGCGATAAAAGCGAAATTTTAATGGTAAAAAATGGGCTAATAACTGACACAAGCATTGCAAATATCGCGATTTTAAAAGATGAAATTTGGCTTACACCAAAAACGCCGTTGCTTTATGGCACGACAAGGGCTAGGCTAATTGATAGCGGTTTTTTAACCCAGAGCGATTTAAGCGTAGATGACCTAAAACAGGCAAAGTCGTTTGCGATTATGAACGCAATGGTTGGATTTTTAACCCTTAAAGATTACAGATTTAATTAA
- a CDS encoding tetratricopeptide repeat protein — protein MKKILIAGLAFASLVASENYQKAQEQFMAKDYLNAYTSFNRACGEGVKKACSMNAIMLFNGDGVKKDYAQAEQIFSKMCDENEAMACSKLAEMHAYGLNKDGKKDEEKTAALFKKACDLGYTAACNVLGK, from the coding sequence ATGAAGAAAATTTTAATCGCAGGTTTGGCTTTTGCCTCTTTAGTTGCAAGTGAAAACTACCAAAAGGCACAAGAGCAGTTTATGGCAAAGGATTATTTAAACGCTTACACTAGCTTTAATAGGGCGTGTGGCGAGGGCGTGAAAAAGGCGTGCTCGATGAATGCTATAATGCTTTTTAATGGGGATGGTGTTAAAAAAGATTACGCACAGGCTGAGCAAATTTTTAGCAAAATGTGCGATGAAAACGAAGCTATGGCGTGTTCAAAACTAGCTGAAATGCACGCTTATGGCTTAAATAAAGATGGAAAAAAAGATGAGGAGAAGACAGCGGCTTTGTTTAAAAAAGCTTGTGATTTAGGCTACACCGCAGCTTGTAATGTGCTTGGAAAGTAG
- a CDS encoding Rrf2 family transcriptional regulator codes for MLFTKASEYALISLIYISQKQEPIDVDTMSNELKISKSFLAKILQSLAKDKILKSFKGANGGFTLSDDPKNISIKAIVQSVEKRPTNVFECSSSADECPSNKAATCQIWSMFNNLQQKVDETLENIRLQDIINKQ; via the coding sequence GTGCTTTTTACAAAAGCTAGTGAATATGCTTTAATATCGCTAATTTATATCTCTCAAAAACAAGAACCAATCGACGTTGATACGATGTCAAATGAGTTAAAAATTTCAAAGAGCTTTTTGGCCAAAATTTTACAATCCCTTGCAAAAGATAAAATTTTAAAATCATTTAAGGGTGCAAATGGCGGTTTTACGCTTAGTGATGATCCAAAAAATATCAGTATAAAAGCCATAGTTCAAAGTGTTGAGAAGCGTCCTACAAATGTTTTTGAATGCTCAAGTTCGGCCGATGAGTGCCCTAGCAATAAGGCAGCAACTTGTCAAATTTGGTCTATGTTTAACAACTTGCAACAAAAAGTTGACGAAACGCTTGAGAATATTAGACTACAAGACATAATAAACAAGCAGTAA
- a CDS encoding M15 family metallopeptidase, with protein MKKSFLTIFLAVFFISCSSTAPAPNGDTAKQKDIPPSKITIVNLGEQSVNLLPKIDINEQFDASKMLSKRFANFDLKPSKKDAKNAFWALDIYKFKSNKPYYGSNLKPLTKEWFKKHHENANETAFLTLNAIGVTTANTDLRNLPTKEPVFFNPQNAAEGYPFDYLQSSTLSVGFPIFISHLSKDGAWAMVRDDDVWGWVSVNDIKIISKKEANEYQNSNFITILEDKTPVYDENGWFLFHARIGSLLPFSSESDLNFTGQIYTQNGKKTYKIAKEKSAKFPLVMNEKSLKTMISSLLNEPYGWGGISNLRDCSLLTKDLLGSFGLWLPRNSKAQSNIGEKISLENLTNEQKISVIKAKAVPYLTLLHSPGHIMIYVGVKDENVLILHDAWGIKTKDDGRALIGQTAITTLFVGSDVKNVEPSSLLISKIKSINILGQSEILKKIADEPCNDTDAKAKYNALAPLNTPLSDAGRCRDYEFLNKTYGSSQAQVSQNLKDVIWLKDFGAKRLKFNAKNGAADALQKVSDELNELAKKEPEILKFLNDSGTFKWRHIANTNRLSAHSYGIAIDINVSDSSYWQWHKEYKNTLPKEVVYIFEKHKFIWGGRWRHFDTMHFEYRPEIF; from the coding sequence ATGAAAAAGAGTTTTCTTACAATATTTCTTGCGGTATTTTTTATATCTTGCTCAAGCACTGCTCCAGCGCCAAATGGCGACACGGCAAAGCAAAAAGATATACCCCCGTCTAAAATAACAATTGTAAACCTTGGAGAGCAAAGTGTGAATTTGTTGCCAAAAATAGATATAAACGAGCAATTTGACGCCTCTAAAATGCTATCAAAACGCTTTGCAAATTTTGATTTAAAACCAAGCAAAAAGGACGCAAAAAATGCATTTTGGGCACTTGATATATACAAATTTAAAAGCAACAAGCCATACTACGGCTCAAACCTTAAACCGCTAACAAAAGAGTGGTTTAAAAAACATCACGAAAACGCAAACGAAACCGCCTTTTTAACACTTAACGCAATAGGCGTAACAACGGCAAACACAGACTTAAGAAATCTGCCAACAAAAGAGCCAGTATTTTTTAACCCCCAAAATGCTGCAGAGGGCTATCCATTTGACTATCTTCAAAGCTCAACCCTAAGCGTTGGTTTCCCTATTTTCATCTCTCATCTATCAAAAGATGGGGCTTGGGCTATGGTAAGAGATGACGATGTTTGGGGCTGGGTAAGCGTAAATGACATAAAAATCATAAGCAAAAAAGAGGCAAACGAGTATCAAAACTCAAATTTCATCACAATCCTAGAAGATAAAACGCCAGTTTATGACGAAAATGGCTGGTTTTTATTTCACGCTAGAATCGGCTCGCTACTGCCTTTTAGTAGTGAAAGTGATTTAAATTTCACAGGGCAAATATACACTCAAAATGGCAAAAAAACGTATAAAATAGCTAAAGAAAAGTCTGCTAAATTTCCACTTGTAATGAATGAAAAAAGCTTAAAAACGATGATTTCAAGCCTTTTAAATGAACCATACGGCTGGGGTGGGATTAGTAACCTGCGCGACTGTTCGCTTCTTACAAAAGATCTACTTGGTAGTTTTGGTTTGTGGCTTCCAAGAAACTCAAAAGCTCAGTCAAATATCGGCGAAAAAATAAGCCTAGAAAATTTAACCAACGAGCAAAAAATTTCAGTAATAAAAGCTAAAGCAGTTCCGTATCTAACGCTACTTCATTCGCCAGGGCACATTATGATTTATGTTGGCGTAAAAGATGAAAATGTGCTTATCCTGCACGATGCGTGGGGCATTAAAACCAAAGATGACGGACGAGCGTTAATTGGACAAACAGCCATTACAACGCTATTTGTGGGCTCTGATGTAAAAAATGTCGAACCAAGCTCACTGCTAATATCAAAGATAAAGTCCATAAACATTTTAGGGCAAAGTGAAATTTTAAAAAAGATAGCAGATGAGCCTTGTAATGACACTGACGCTAAAGCAAAATATAACGCACTAGCCCCGTTAAACACGCCACTTAGCGACGCTGGGAGATGCCGGGATTATGAGTTTTTAAACAAAACCTACGGCTCTAGCCAAGCCCAAGTATCACAAAATTTAAAAGATGTCATTTGGCTTAAAGATTTTGGAGCAAAAAGACTAAAGTTTAATGCCAAAAATGGTGCTGCAGACGCACTACAAAAGGTTAGTGATGAGTTAAATGAACTTGCAAAAAAAGAGCCTGAAATTTTAAAATTTCTAAATGATAGTGGGACATTTAAATGGCGACACATAGCCAATACAAATCGCCTAAGTGCCCATAGCTACGGTATCGCTATCGATATAAATGTGAGTGATAGTAGCTACTGGCAATGGCACAAAGAGTATAAAAATACTCTACCAAAAGAGGTGGTTTATATATTTGAAAAGCACAAATTTATATGGGGCGGTCGCTGGAGGCACTTTGATACTATGCACTTTGAGTACCGCCCAGAGATATTTTAG
- the lolA gene encoding LolA-like outer membrane lipoprotein chaperone, whose translation MKKILLIFAFCVASFASELNFNTIESDFAQVVNSKESKVTYTGKFYATSDNNALWIYYSPTPKKIYFSATHVVVVEDELEQAVVSKLENTPNLAQILANAKKITPTLYKAVYDDVEYFINTKNGLPQSIDYQDKLDNKIKITLNNTIKDKSIPANLLTPNVPKGYDIITQ comes from the coding sequence TTGAAAAAAATTCTACTAATTTTCGCTTTTTGTGTCGCATCTTTTGCCTCAGAACTTAACTTTAACACCATTGAGAGCGACTTTGCACAAGTTGTAAACAGCAAAGAAAGTAAGGTTACCTACACTGGTAAATTCTACGCTACAAGCGATAATAACGCACTTTGGATATATTATAGCCCAACACCAAAAAAAATATACTTTTCTGCAACGCACGTAGTTGTGGTAGAAGATGAGCTTGAACAAGCAGTTGTATCAAAACTAGAAAATACGCCAAATTTAGCTCAAATTCTAGCAAATGCAAAAAAAATCACACCGACGCTTTATAAGGCGGTTTATGACGACGTGGAGTATTTTATAAACACCAAAAACGGACTACCTCAAAGCATTGACTACCAAGATAAGCTGGATAATAAGATAAAAATCACGCTAAATAACACGATAAAAGATAAAAGCATCCCAGCAAATTTGCTAACTCCAAATGTCCCAAAAGGTTATGACATCATAACCCAGTAA
- a CDS encoding dihydroorotase: MKVLIKNGVVVNYDGTIKANVLIENDKIIAVGNENFSADLEIDASNKLVMPGLIDMHVHFRDPGLEYKDDIISGSKAAVAGGVTTCLPMANTNPVNDNASITRAMIQKAKECGLIDLLPIGAITKSLNGNEIVEMGDMCEAGAVAFSDDGLPVSSSAVMRAALEYSAQHGSFCISHSEDCSLCRQGVMHEGAVSAILGLKGMAREKEEISVSRDMLLAKLTGGHVHIAHVSSAYSLKIIQMAKNDGIKITCEATPHHFTFSDDEILANAYDTNFKMSPPLREISDVKAIREALKSGLIDVIATDHAPHHTDEKCVEFDKAPFGIIGLQTLVPLTLRLVDENVISLEQMVALTSKNPAKILKLDNKGEIRAGFLADIAIIDPNLEYIYDEKLNKSKSINSPLIGKKLKGMAVKTIKSGRVVWDFEKD, translated from the coding sequence ATGAAAGTTTTAATTAAAAACGGCGTTGTGGTAAATTATGATGGCACAATAAAGGCAAATGTTTTAATTGAAAATGACAAAATTATTGCTGTTGGCAATGAAAATTTTAGTGCTGATTTAGAGATTGACGCTTCAAATAAGCTTGTAATGCCGGGGCTTATTGATATGCACGTACATTTTAGAGATCCCGGGCTTGAATACAAAGATGATATTATCAGTGGCTCAAAGGCTGCCGTGGCTGGTGGCGTGACTACTTGCTTACCTATGGCAAACACAAATCCAGTAAATGATAACGCTAGTATTACTCGTGCGATGATACAAAAGGCAAAAGAGTGCGGGTTAATTGATCTTTTGCCAATCGGAGCTATTACAAAATCGCTAAATGGCAACGAAATCGTTGAAATGGGCGATATGTGCGAAGCTGGAGCGGTTGCGTTTAGTGATGACGGACTGCCTGTTTCAAGCTCTGCTGTGATGAGAGCGGCACTTGAATACTCAGCCCAGCACGGCAGTTTTTGTATAAGCCACTCAGAAGACTGCTCACTTTGCAGACAGGGCGTTATGCACGAGGGTGCGGTTTCGGCGATTTTGGGGCTTAAAGGTATGGCTCGTGAAAAAGAGGAAATTTCAGTAAGTCGTGATATGCTATTAGCAAAGCTTACTGGCGGACACGTGCATATCGCTCACGTAAGCTCGGCATATTCGCTAAAAATTATACAAATGGCAAAAAATGACGGCATAAAAATCACCTGCGAAGCCACGCCTCATCACTTCACGTTTAGTGATGATGAAATTTTAGCAAACGCATACGATACAAATTTTAAAATGTCGCCACCACTTCGCGAGATTAGCGATGTTAAGGCGATTAGAGAGGCCTTAAAAAGCGGACTAATTGACGTAATCGCAACAGATCACGCCCCACACCACACAGACGAAAAGTGCGTAGAGTTTGATAAAGCCCCATTTGGTATCATCGGACTTCAAACGCTAGTGCCTTTAACGCTAAGATTGGTTGATGAAAATGTCATAAGCTTAGAACAAATGGTAGCTCTAACCTCAAAAAACCCAGCCAAAATTTTAAAGCTAGATAACAAAGGCGAGATAAGAGCTGGATTTTTAGCCGACATTGCGATAATTGATCCAAATTTGGAGTATATTTATGATGAGAAACTAAATAAGTCAAAATCCATAAATTCCCCATTAATTGGCAAAAAGCTAAAAGGTATGGCTGTTAAAACCATAAAAAGCGGTCGTGTCGTTTGGGACTTTGAAAAAGACTAA
- a CDS encoding ATP-dependent DNA helicase, with protein MLEEILEILKHSNVFLTGGGGVGKSYLTSAIIKRYRSELKNVIVLGSTGISAVNIGGVSVHSFFKFGICSDFNELLAYDKKQTEKLKRLKTMLDSADLIVLDEISMVSANLLEMIRFRLLNSKFSGRLLFVGDFYQLPPVKKQTKQNALFDFSYAFNASAWRDFNLTNIELKISKRTQDIKFYDILSRLRVGVIDDEVASYTKSLLVFKFEPSENTSVLFGTNVGVDRLNNFMLERIKSPAITLKAQISVFEEGLNPKRLESFKASLNVSEELIIKLGARVIFITNKWGEYYNGEQGEVMQVVRDGAEISSVIIRKENGEICEVERNNFKLSEPISDENGLSERVLASFLQFPFKLSYALTIHKSQGMSISNLTCDLNQIFANGQLYVALSRAIDPANLKLIYSRTQDFYRYLQRVVKVDEEVRKFYMQSEFKNIKESI; from the coding sequence TTGCTAGAAGAAATTTTAGAAATTTTAAAACATTCAAATGTCTTTTTAACTGGTGGTGGCGGTGTGGGTAAAAGCTATCTAACATCAGCCATTATCAAGCGATACAGAAGTGAGTTAAAAAACGTTATCGTTTTAGGCTCGACTGGTATTAGTGCGGTTAATATCGGTGGAGTAAGTGTGCATAGCTTTTTTAAATTTGGAATTTGTAGTGATTTTAACGAGCTTTTGGCTTATGATAAAAAGCAAACCGAGAAGCTAAAAAGACTTAAGACTATGCTTGATAGTGCTGATCTTATCGTGCTTGATGAGATATCAATGGTTAGTGCAAATTTGCTTGAGATGATACGCTTTAGACTTTTAAACTCAAAATTTAGCGGTAGGTTGCTTTTTGTTGGAGATTTTTACCAGCTTCCACCAGTTAAAAAGCAGACAAAACAAAACGCACTTTTTGACTTTAGCTACGCATTTAACGCAAGTGCTTGGCGAGATTTTAACCTGACAAATATCGAGCTTAAAATTTCAAAACGCACACAGGATATAAAATTTTATGATATATTATCTAGGCTTAGAGTTGGAGTGATTGATGATGAGGTTGCTTCGTATACAAAATCTCTTTTGGTTTTTAAGTTTGAGCCTAGCGAAAATACCAGTGTGCTTTTTGGGACAAATGTCGGCGTAGATAGGTTAAACAACTTTATGCTTGAGCGTATAAAATCCCCAGCCATAACTCTAAAAGCACAGATAAGCGTATTTGAAGAGGGGTTAAATCCAAAACGGCTTGAGAGCTTTAAGGCGTCTCTAAATGTCTCAGAAGAGCTTATCATCAAGCTTGGGGCTAGGGTTATTTTTATTACAAATAAATGGGGCGAGTATTATAACGGTGAGCAGGGTGAGGTTATGCAGGTTGTGCGTGACGGTGCAGAGATAAGTAGTGTGATTATTAGAAAAGAAAATGGCGAAATTTGCGAAGTCGAAAGGAATAATTTTAAACTAAGTGAGCCAATATCTGATGAAAATGGACTTAGTGAGCGTGTTTTAGCTAGTTTCTTGCAGTTTCCATTTAAACTTTCTTACGCACTTACTATACATAAATCACAAGGTATGAGTATTAGCAATTTAACTTGTGATTTAAACCAAATTTTTGCTAATGGACAGCTTTATGTGGCACTTTCTCGTGCGATAGATCCTGCAAATTTAAAGCTAATTTATAGCAGGACACAGGACTTTTATCGGTATTTGCAAAGGGTTGTAAAGGTTGATGAAGAGGTTAGAAAATTTTATATGCAAAGTGAGTTTAAAAATATTAAGGAGAGCATTTGA